From Sander lucioperca isolate FBNREF2018 chromosome 14, SLUC_FBN_1.2, whole genome shotgun sequence, the proteins below share one genomic window:
- the LOC116034844 gene encoding annexin A1-like isoform X1: MAFFKKFFTHVIPQKDPDKSTVTVKDKPKPPYYGTVTPYPKFDATSDASTLQSAIKKVDKDVIFAILVKRSNEQRQKIKAVYEASAGQSLDKALQSVLHSHLEDLSLALISTPAHFDAYLFRKATKGLGTREHILVEILATRTNQEIRDLKRVYKEVYKTELEEVIKSETNGDFTTALLAMLKANKDESTEVNGDLAKRDAEILFEAGEKTKGTNVSAFIDILTTRSAPQLCKTFQQYATVSDITLPKAVQLELKGDIEDCLIDIVKCSWNTSAFFAEKLHHAMKGLGTNEDTLIRVLVSRSEIDLKKIVQEYKAMYGISLQEAIRRDTKEHFESALLALCGPE; the protein is encoded by the exons ATGGCCTTCTTCAAGAAATTCTTCACTCATGTCATCCCTCAGAAAGACCCCGACAAGAGCACCGTCACA GTGAAGGATAAGCCCAAACCCCCCTATTACGGAACAGTCACCCCGTATCCGAAATTCGACGCCACGAGTGATGCTTCCACTCTTCAGAGCgccattaaaa AAGTGGACAAGGATGTGATCTTTGCCATCCTGGTGAAGAGAAGTAACGAGCAGAGACAGAAGATCAAGGCCGTGTATGAAGCGTCCGCTGGGCAG AGTTTGGATAAAGCGCTGCAGTCGGTTCTCCACTCACATTTAGAGGATTTGTCTCTGGCTCTGATCTCGACGCCCGCTCACTTTGATGCCTACCTGTTCAGGAAGGCCACAAAG GGTTTGGGCACCCGTGAACACATCCTGGTGGAGATCCTGGCAACAAGAACAAACCAAGAGATTCGAGACCTCAAGAGGGTCTACAAAGAAG TGTACAAAACAGAGCTGGAGGAAGTTATTAAGTCAGAGACCAACGGTGACTTCACCACGGCCCTCCTGGCCATgctgaaagcaaacaaagacgAGAGCACGGAAGTCAACGGTGATCTGGCCAAAAGGGACGCGGAG ATTCTGTTTGAGGCGGGTGAGAAGACCAAAGGAACCAATGTTTCTGCCTTCATCGACATCCTGACCACACGCAGCGCGCCGCAGCTCTGCAAAA CGTTCCAGCAGTATGCTACCGTCAGTGACATCACTTTACCTAAAGCCGTGCAACTGGAGCTGAAGGGAGACATTGAAGACTGTCTCATTGACATTG TGAAATGTTCCTGGAACACTTCGGCTTTCTTCGCTGAGAAGCTCCATCATGCTAtgaag GGCCTCGGCACAAATGAGGACACACTGATCCGGGTGCTGGTGAGCCGCTCTGAAATCGACCTGAAGAAGATTGTGCAGGAATACAAGGCCATGTATGGCATCAGCCTACAGGAGGCCATACGG AGGGACACTAAGGAACATTTTGAGAGTGCCCTGCTTGCACTGTGTGGACCAGAGTGA
- the LOC116034844 gene encoding annexin A1-like isoform X2, producing the protein MAFFKKFFTHVIPQKDPDKSTVTVKDKPKPPYYGTVTPYPKFDATSDASTLQSAIKSKKVDKDVIFAILVKRSNEQRQKIKAVYEASAGQSLDKALQSVLHSHLEDLSLALISTPAHFDAYLFRKATKGLGTREHILVEILATRTNQEIRDLKRVYKEVYKTELEEVIKSETNGDFTTALLAMLKANKDESTEVNGDLAKRDAEILFEAGEKTKGTNVSAFIDILTTRSAPQLCKTFQQYATVSDITLPKAVQLELKGDIEDCLIDIVKCSWNTSAFFAEKLHHAMKGLGTNEDTLIRVLVSRSEIDLKKIVQEYKAMYGISLQEAIRRDTKEHFESALLALCGPE; encoded by the exons ATGGCCTTCTTCAAGAAATTCTTCACTCATGTCATCCCTCAGAAAGACCCCGACAAGAGCACCGTCACA GTGAAGGATAAGCCCAAACCCCCCTATTACGGAACAGTCACCCCGTATCCGAAATTCGACGCCACGAGTGATGCTTCCACTCTTCAGAGCgccattaaaagtaaaa AAGTGGACAAGGATGTGATCTTTGCCATCCTGGTGAAGAGAAGTAACGAGCAGAGACAGAAGATCAAGGCCGTGTATGAAGCGTCCGCTGGGCAG AGTTTGGATAAAGCGCTGCAGTCGGTTCTCCACTCACATTTAGAGGATTTGTCTCTGGCTCTGATCTCGACGCCCGCTCACTTTGATGCCTACCTGTTCAGGAAGGCCACAAAG GGTTTGGGCACCCGTGAACACATCCTGGTGGAGATCCTGGCAACAAGAACAAACCAAGAGATTCGAGACCTCAAGAGGGTCTACAAAGAAG TGTACAAAACAGAGCTGGAGGAAGTTATTAAGTCAGAGACCAACGGTGACTTCACCACGGCCCTCCTGGCCATgctgaaagcaaacaaagacgAGAGCACGGAAGTCAACGGTGATCTGGCCAAAAGGGACGCGGAG ATTCTGTTTGAGGCGGGTGAGAAGACCAAAGGAACCAATGTTTCTGCCTTCATCGACATCCTGACCACACGCAGCGCGCCGCAGCTCTGCAAAA CGTTCCAGCAGTATGCTACCGTCAGTGACATCACTTTACCTAAAGCCGTGCAACTGGAGCTGAAGGGAGACATTGAAGACTGTCTCATTGACATTG TGAAATGTTCCTGGAACACTTCGGCTTTCTTCGCTGAGAAGCTCCATCATGCTAtgaag GGCCTCGGCACAAATGAGGACACACTGATCCGGGTGCTGGTGAGCCGCTCTGAAATCGACCTGAAGAAGATTGTGCAGGAATACAAGGCCATGTATGGCATCAGCCTACAGGAGGCCATACGG AGGGACACTAAGGAACATTTTGAGAGTGCCCTGCTTGCACTGTGTGGACCAGAGTGA